A region from the Aquimarina sp. ERC-38 genome encodes:
- the kbl gene encoding glycine C-acetyltransferase, which produces MYTGVKKQLIQELDTIKEAGLYKKERKITSPQGAEIDTEATKNLLNFCANNYLGLSSDPSVIQASKATIDSHGFGLSSVRFICGTQDIHKELEQKTADFLGMEDCILYAAAFDANGGVFEPLLTSEDAIISDALNHASIIDGIRLCKAQRFRYEHNNMADLEKQLIAAKGSRRILIVTDGSFSMDGTIAQLDKICDLADAYGAMVMVDDCHSTGFLGITGRGTHEHCNVMGRVDIITGTYGKALGGASGGFTAARKEIVEILRQKSRPYLFSNTLAPSIVGASIKVLNILSGSTELRDKLEANTKQFRNKMTEAGFDIIPGEHPIVPIMLYDAKLAQEFAAKLVSEGIYVIGFFYPVVPKGKARIRVQLSAAHSPEQIDFAVKAFINVGKSLKII; this is translated from the coding sequence ATGTATACCGGCGTTAAAAAACAATTAATCCAGGAGTTGGATACGATTAAAGAAGCAGGACTTTATAAAAAAGAAAGAAAAATTACTTCGCCACAAGGAGCTGAAATTGATACGGAGGCTACTAAAAACCTTCTTAATTTTTGTGCAAATAATTACTTAGGGCTTTCTTCAGACCCATCTGTAATTCAGGCAAGCAAAGCCACTATTGACAGTCATGGATTTGGGTTGTCCTCTGTTCGCTTTATTTGTGGTACCCAGGATATACACAAGGAATTAGAGCAAAAGACAGCAGATTTTCTTGGGATGGAAGATTGTATCTTATATGCGGCGGCTTTTGATGCAAACGGTGGTGTTTTTGAACCTTTGCTTACCAGTGAAGACGCTATTATTTCAGATGCTTTAAATCATGCTTCTATTATTGATGGAATTCGTTTATGTAAAGCGCAACGTTTTCGTTACGAGCATAATAATATGGCTGATCTGGAAAAGCAATTAATTGCAGCAAAAGGCTCCCGGCGTATCTTAATTGTAACTGACGGTTCCTTTTCTATGGACGGCACCATTGCTCAACTGGATAAAATTTGTGATCTGGCTGACGCTTATGGAGCAATGGTAATGGTTGATGATTGCCATTCTACCGGGTTCTTGGGTATAACCGGTCGGGGTACCCATGAGCATTGTAATGTAATGGGAAGAGTGGATATTATAACGGGTACCTATGGAAAAGCTTTGGGAGGAGCTTCCGGAGGATTTACCGCTGCTCGAAAGGAAATAGTGGAGATACTAAGGCAAAAGTCCAGGCCTTATCTATTTTCAAATACGCTAGCCCCTTCCATTGTAGGAGCTTCTATCAAAGTACTGAATATTTTATCCGGTTCTACGGAATTGCGTGATAAACTAGAAGCAAATACCAAACAATTTAGAAATAAGATGACTGAAGCCGGTTTTGATATCATCCCAGGGGAGCATCCTATCGTACCCATTATGTTGTACGATGCCAAACTGGCACAGGAATTTGCTGCAAAATTAGTCTCAGAAGGTATTTATGTCATAGGCTTCTTTTATCCGGTGGTTCCTAAAGGTAAAGCGCGTATCAGAGTGCAACTTTCAGCCGCCCATAGTCCGGAACAAATTGATTTTGCAGTAAAAGCTTTTATAAACGTAGGTAAATCTTTAAAAATCATCTGA
- a CDS encoding NAD-dependent epimerase/dehydratase family protein, translated as MKRPKVLIVGAKGQLGVVLTRYLQDRYGFDQVIASDLHETPFLIESKYEKLDATDQHAVLEVVVKHGITHIYHMAAILSAKGEEKPIVAWELNMKTLINILEVARISKVKRVFYPSSIAVYGGEYDRTNTDNDTPLTPSTVYGISKVAGENWANYYYQKYNLDVRSLRYPGVIGYQSMPSGGTTDYAVEIFHRALVDRAYTCYLSEDTKLPMIFIDDAIRATVEIMEAPQDKITRRTSYNLAGISFTPATLATAIQKEIPDFNINYQPDFRQQIADQWPQVINDKKAQEDWNWKPAYDLPRMVAVMLSELQKEFTSKTTLD; from the coding sequence ATGAAAAGACCAAAGGTTTTAATTGTAGGAGCAAAAGGGCAGTTGGGAGTTGTATTAACACGTTATTTACAAGATAGATATGGGTTTGATCAGGTAATCGCTTCGGATTTACATGAGACTCCGTTTCTTATTGAAAGTAAGTATGAAAAATTAGATGCTACCGATCAACATGCCGTTCTGGAGGTAGTCGTAAAACATGGTATTACTCATATATATCATATGGCAGCGATACTGTCAGCAAAAGGAGAAGAGAAACCAATTGTTGCCTGGGAACTTAATATGAAAACACTTATAAACATCCTGGAAGTAGCCCGGATTAGTAAGGTGAAACGGGTGTTCTATCCAAGTTCCATAGCGGTTTATGGTGGAGAATACGATAGGACAAATACAGATAATGATACTCCGTTAACTCCTTCCACGGTTTATGGTATTAGTAAAGTAGCAGGTGAAAACTGGGCCAATTATTATTATCAAAAATATAATCTGGATGTACGGTCTTTACGGTACCCGGGAGTTATCGGATATCAATCGATGCCTAGCGGTGGTACTACGGACTATGCAGTAGAAATCTTTCATCGGGCATTAGTGGATAGAGCGTATACCTGTTACCTTTCAGAAGATACAAAACTACCCATGATTTTTATTGATGATGCCATCCGAGCTACTGTAGAAATTATGGAAGCACCTCAAGATAAAATAACCCGAAGAACCTCTTATAATCTGGCGGGCATTAGTTTTACGCCTGCAACATTAGCAACCGCTATTCAAAAGGAAATTCCTGACTTCAACATAAATTATCAGCCTGATTTCCGTCAGCAAATTGCAGATCAGTGGCCTCAGGTCATTAACGATAAAAAAGCCCAAGAGGACTGGAATTGGAAACCAGCCTATGACTTACCTAGAATGGTAGCGGTAATGTTATCCGAGTTACAGAAAGAATTTACTTCAAAAACTACCTTAGATTAG
- a CDS encoding Lrp/AsnC family transcriptional regulator: METLDATDLAILRILQDNSKITTKEIARDMNLSTSPIYDRIRRLEKLGYIEKYVAILNKKLIDRSVTTICQVSMRYHNEAFIEKFEKQIKQLQEVQECYHMAGQVDFILKIHTKNLEEYHDFIKYKLSTIENIGVLNSTFVLKEIKQSSAFYI; the protein is encoded by the coding sequence ATGGAAACCTTAGACGCTACTGACCTGGCTATTTTAAGAATTTTACAGGATAACTCAAAGATCACGACTAAAGAGATTGCCCGGGACATGAATTTGAGCACCTCTCCTATTTACGATCGTATTCGAAGATTAGAAAAGTTAGGCTATATTGAAAAGTATGTAGCTATTTTAAACAAAAAATTGATTGACAGATCTGTCACTACTATTTGCCAGGTTTCTATGAGATATCATAATGAAGCATTTATTGAAAAATTTGAAAAGCAAATAAAACAATTACAGGAAGTACAGGAATGTTATCATATGGCCGGACAAGTAGATTTTATTCTAAAAATTCATACTAAAAACCTGGAAGAGTATCATGATTTTATAAAGTATAAATTGTCTACTATTGAAAATATAGGTGTTTTAAATAGTACTTTTGTACTAAAAGAAATAAAGCAAAGTTCTGCTTTTTATATTTAA
- the gldA gene encoding gliding motility-associated ABC transporter ATP-binding subunit GldA has protein sequence MSISVQNLSKHYGEQKALDDVSFEIKKGEIVGFLGPNGAGKSTLMKILTTYLLPDEGVAMVNGFNVLEDEKRVQQSVGYLPEHNPLYDDMYVKEYLRFNADLHSVSKDSINNVIKITGLAPEVHKKIKQLSKGYKQRVGLACALIHDPEVLILDEPTTGLDPNQIMEIRELIRTISTSKTIFLSTHIMQEVEAICDRVIIISKGNIVVDQELDELLNQAEQIVLVEFDYRVDEAFLLQLPHAKKATNTFGFAYEIHFNTTKDMRSFVFDFAHDNQLKIVNLSRKNKNLESLFHEVTENA, from the coding sequence ATGTCTATTTCCGTACAGAATCTTAGCAAACATTATGGCGAGCAAAAAGCATTAGATGATGTTTCTTTTGAAATAAAAAAAGGAGAAATTGTTGGGTTTTTAGGTCCTAACGGAGCAGGTAAATCCACTCTAATGAAAATACTAACTACGTACCTGTTGCCGGATGAAGGAGTTGCAATGGTCAATGGCTTTAATGTTTTAGAAGATGAAAAAAGAGTACAACAGAGTGTAGGCTATTTACCGGAACATAATCCATTGTATGACGATATGTATGTAAAAGAATACTTGAGGTTTAACGCGGATCTACATAGTGTTAGTAAAGACAGTATTAATAATGTCATTAAAATTACCGGCTTAGCTCCGGAAGTCCATAAAAAAATAAAACAGTTGTCAAAAGGATATAAACAACGTGTCGGGCTTGCCTGTGCCTTAATACACGATCCTGAAGTCTTAATATTAGATGAACCTACGACCGGATTGGACCCTAATCAAATTATGGAAATACGAGAATTGATTAGAACGATCTCTACTTCAAAAACCATTTTTCTATCGACGCATATTATGCAGGAGGTAGAAGCCATTTGTGATCGGGTTATTATTATCAGTAAAGGAAACATTGTGGTTGACCAGGAATTGGATGAATTACTAAACCAGGCAGAACAAATCGTATTGGTCGAATTTGATTACCGGGTAGATGAAGCTTTTCTTTTACAGTTACCTCACGCAAAAAAGGCAACGAACACCTTTGGGTTTGCCTATGAAATCCATTTTAATACTACAAAAGACATGAGGTCGTTTGTATTTGATTTTGCTCATGATAACCAACTTAAAATTGTTAACCTATCTCGAAAAAACAAAAACCTAGAAAGCTTGTTTCATGAAGTTACCGAAAACGCTTAA
- a CDS encoding response regulator, with product MKMINIACIIDDDPIFVYGVKKVMEIINFCDSIMVFRNGQEALDNLKAIIMSEDALPDVIILDLNMPVLDGWQFLDQFVKIPCKKKIVLYIASSSVDPADTLKAKSYEIVSDYIVKPISIEKLTTVLNDFKQVG from the coding sequence ATGAAGATGATTAATATAGCATGTATTATTGATGATGATCCGATTTTTGTATACGGAGTTAAAAAAGTAATGGAAATTATTAATTTCTGTGATAGTATTATGGTGTTTAGGAACGGGCAGGAAGCCCTGGACAATTTAAAAGCTATCATCATGTCTGAAGATGCATTACCAGATGTGATTATATTAGACCTTAATATGCCAGTACTGGACGGATGGCAATTTTTAGATCAGTTCGTTAAGATACCTTGTAAAAAGAAGATTGTACTGTATATTGCTTCGTCCTCAGTAGATCCGGCTGATACCTTAAAAGCAAAATCTTACGAAATTGTTAGTGATTATATTGTAAAACCCATATCTATTGAAAAATTAACAACGGTACTTAACGATTTTAAACAAGTAGGTTAA
- a CDS encoding PAS domain S-box protein: MIYRKKTTHILSHDAKEHNYLKEELYDLIKKDANIFDFIQGAVLDGLWFWDLDNPENEWMSSRFWTVLGYDPDQMPHKSSSWQNIINHEDLKNAIQNFVKHCQDPTYPYDQIVRYTHRLGHTVWIRCRGLAIRNSKGKPIRMIGAHTDITSFEKVKLSLKKQNERYKHVIDSTNLGIWEINCKTQELIINENWADILGYTLLELQPFHKNIRDKALHPKDLEYTRILKSQHIKGFTDHYECEIRMRHKNGDWIWVAEKGKIISWDEAGNPEWMIGSILEITESKKTIEENKAFIEQAPSAIALLDKNMRYLAVSKKWIDDYKIKEPEILGKTHYEIFPEIPDRWKEDHRRALQGECFKKDEDKFIRKDGSHQWISWELRPWYTDQKEIGGLIMQTEDITYRKITELQNYEKQVFQETILNSINVGLASCNEHGELTMFNAVTQNWFGLPNNTIPVEEWPNYYGLFQKDGVTPLQEEEIPLLKALHKGKFKDYEIILTPNNGKKRLVSTNGAQLVDAEGKVTGAVVALHDITEKNEVIEQLRVSEESFRGNFEHAAIGMAILDIKGKWLEINMALSSIIGYTIQELNTLTLKNLTHPDDHEEDQLLLQELLTGRRSYFSMEKRFMHKKGQVVHVILSMSLIRDKFNFPLKLIAQVVDVTPRIIARKDLKQTVQRLESVLQASSRVGIIETNYDGKVTMFNKGAENLLGYAKEEVLHLKSLPDFYKPEEIEKRGCELSERFGYPIKDFEVFTTLAKELDHDTREWICVTKDGTHLNVQLTITSVKRNEIVSGYLAVITNISQLKETETELKSLLCVTSDQNKRLRNFAHIVSHNLKSHSGNFEMLLDIFIQENMGISKSEPIQMLKKASSNLAETIKHLNEVVLINTSIKDNLEGINLQNTIKKVLRSVVALAQEGQVTIKYDIDADIRILGVPAYLDSILLNLITNGIKYRSTERNSYINISSVCYKDQIEILVEDNGIGIDLDMHHQRIFGMYKTFHNNKDARGIGLFISKNQVEAMGGSIAVESIYGQGTIFKVKLSYENSKKLIE, translated from the coding sequence ATGATCTATAGGAAAAAAACTACTCATATTTTAAGTCATGATGCTAAAGAGCATAATTATCTAAAAGAAGAGCTTTATGATTTAATCAAAAAAGATGCTAATATATTTGATTTTATCCAAGGTGCTGTTTTAGATGGATTATGGTTTTGGGACCTAGACAATCCTGAAAACGAATGGATGAGTTCCCGTTTTTGGACGGTATTAGGATACGATCCCGATCAAATGCCACATAAATCTTCTTCCTGGCAAAATATCATCAACCATGAAGATCTTAAAAATGCTATTCAAAATTTCGTAAAACACTGTCAAGATCCAACCTACCCTTATGACCAGATCGTAAGGTACACACATAGATTAGGACATACAGTTTGGATCCGTTGCAGAGGGCTTGCTATTCGTAATTCAAAAGGAAAACCAATCAGGATGATAGGAGCACATACGGATATTACAAGTTTTGAAAAGGTGAAGTTAAGTCTGAAAAAGCAAAACGAACGCTATAAACATGTTATTGATAGTACAAATTTAGGTATTTGGGAGATCAATTGTAAAACCCAGGAATTAATAATTAATGAGAATTGGGCGGATATTTTAGGATATACCCTATTAGAACTGCAACCTTTTCATAAAAATATAAGAGATAAAGCTTTACACCCTAAAGATCTGGAATATACCAGAATTTTAAAAAGTCAGCATATCAAGGGATTTACGGATCATTACGAATGTGAAATCCGAATGCGTCATAAAAACGGAGACTGGATATGGGTTGCCGAAAAAGGTAAAATTATAAGTTGGGACGAAGCGGGTAATCCGGAATGGATGATCGGGTCTATTCTTGAAATAACCGAAAGTAAAAAAACCATTGAAGAAAATAAGGCTTTTATTGAACAAGCTCCCAGTGCCATTGCTTTGTTAGATAAAAATATGCGGTACCTGGCAGTTTCTAAAAAATGGATAGACGATTATAAAATCAAAGAACCCGAAATTTTAGGTAAAACACATTACGAAATTTTTCCGGAAATTCCGGATCGCTGGAAAGAAGATCATCGTAGAGCATTACAAGGAGAATGTTTTAAGAAGGATGAAGATAAATTTATTCGGAAAGATGGTAGTCACCAATGGATATCATGGGAGCTCAGGCCCTGGTATACTGATCAAAAAGAGATAGGTGGTTTAATTATGCAAACAGAAGATATCACCTATCGTAAAATTACGGAACTACAGAATTATGAAAAACAAGTGTTCCAGGAAACCATCCTAAATTCCATAAACGTAGGTTTAGCTTCCTGTAACGAGCATGGAGAACTGACTATGTTCAACGCAGTAACCCAGAATTGGTTTGGACTACCTAATAATACCATACCTGTTGAAGAATGGCCTAATTATTACGGATTGTTTCAAAAAGATGGTGTTACCCCCTTACAAGAAGAAGAAATTCCTCTATTAAAAGCTTTGCATAAAGGTAAATTCAAAGATTACGAAATTATACTTACTCCTAATAACGGAAAGAAAAGGTTAGTAAGTACCAATGGTGCACAGCTTGTTGATGCCGAAGGAAAAGTAACCGGAGCCGTAGTAGCGTTACATGATATTACAGAAAAAAATGAAGTAATTGAACAACTCAGGGTTAGCGAAGAATCCTTCAGAGGTAATTTTGAACATGCAGCCATCGGTATGGCTATCCTGGATATTAAAGGAAAATGGCTTGAGATTAATATGGCACTAAGTAGTATCATTGGATATACCATACAGGAGCTTAACACCTTAACCTTAAAAAATCTAACACATCCGGATGATCATGAAGAAGACCAACTACTATTACAGGAGCTATTAACCGGCCGTCGCTCTTACTTTAGTATGGAGAAACGATTTATGCATAAAAAAGGACAGGTGGTTCACGTGATTTTATCCATGTCTTTAATTCGTGATAAATTTAATTTTCCGTTGAAACTAATTGCACAGGTGGTAGATGTAACCCCGAGGATTATTGCCAGAAAAGATCTAAAACAAACCGTTCAGCGATTAGAAAGCGTTTTACAGGCAAGTAGCAGGGTAGGTATTATAGAAACCAATTATGATGGTAAAGTGACTATGTTTAATAAAGGTGCGGAGAATCTTTTAGGATATGCTAAGGAAGAAGTACTTCATTTAAAATCTCTACCTGATTTTTATAAACCAGAAGAAATTGAGAAAAGGGGTTGTGAGCTTTCCGAACGTTTCGGCTATCCAATTAAAGATTTTGAAGTCTTTACCACGCTGGCTAAGGAGTTGGACCACGATACCCGTGAATGGATATGTGTGACTAAAGATGGTACACACCTTAACGTACAGCTTACCATAACCTCAGTGAAGAGAAATGAAATTGTAAGCGGATACCTAGCGGTGATTACTAATATTTCTCAACTAAAAGAAACAGAAACCGAATTAAAATCCCTTTTGTGTGTAACTAGTGACCAAAACAAACGTTTACGCAATTTTGCCCATATTGTTTCTCATAACCTAAAATCACATTCCGGTAACTTTGAGATGCTATTGGATATTTTTATCCAGGAGAATATGGGAATTTCGAAAAGTGAACCTATCCAGATGTTAAAGAAAGCTTCTTCAAACCTGGCGGAAACCATTAAACATCTTAATGAAGTAGTGCTTATCAATACTTCTATCAAAGATAATTTAGAAGGTATTAATCTCCAGAACACAATTAAAAAGGTATTGCGAAGCGTAGTGGCACTAGCCCAGGAGGGTCAGGTAACCATAAAGTATGATATTGATGCAGATATTAGAATTCTTGGGGTACCAGCTTACCTGGATAGTATTCTTTTAAATTTAATTACAAATGGAATCAAATATAGGTCAACTGAAAGAAATAGTTACATTAATATAAGTTCGGTTTGTTACAAAGACCAAATAGAAATTTTAGTGGAAGATAATGGGATTGGAATTGATTTGGACATGCATCATCAAAGAATTTTTGGGATGTATAAAACCTTTCATAATAATAAAGATGCCAGGGGAATTGGATTATTTATATCTAAAAACCAGGTGGAAGCAATGGGTGGTTCCATCGCAGTAGAAAGTATTTACGGTCAGGGAACTATCTTTAAAGTAAAGTTGAGTTATGAAAATAGTAAAAAATTAATAGAATAA
- a CDS encoding head GIN domain-containing protein has product MRLLIVLFVVMVISCDTENTIDCLQRTGSKVSKELVVSDFKKILVNPNIEVVIKPGVEPSVLIETGDNLLNEISAVVEGDQLILTNNNDCNLVRAFNQTKITVTAVNISEIRSATQFDIISEGVLRFANLDLLSEDFFENTEGNITGQFILNIENNQTTITGNNIGSFFIKGTTNTLKINIASGSGRVDASDFVAEDVVIFHRGSNKLFINPQKLVTGAILSTGDVIALNRPEVIKVSTPFKGRLIFR; this is encoded by the coding sequence ATGAGACTATTAATTGTTTTATTTGTTGTGATGGTAATTAGTTGTGATACAGAAAATACAATCGACTGTTTACAAAGGACCGGATCAAAAGTTTCAAAAGAATTAGTAGTTAGTGACTTTAAAAAAATTTTAGTAAACCCTAATATTGAAGTGGTTATAAAACCAGGAGTTGAACCCTCTGTACTAATTGAAACCGGGGATAACCTACTGAATGAAATTAGTGCGGTAGTAGAAGGAGATCAACTTATACTGACTAACAATAATGATTGTAACCTGGTAAGAGCTTTTAATCAGACTAAAATTACAGTTACTGCTGTGAATATTTCAGAAATCAGGAGCGCAACCCAATTCGATATTATATCAGAGGGAGTTTTGCGCTTTGCGAACTTGGATTTATTATCAGAAGATTTCTTTGAAAATACAGAAGGGAACATCACGGGTCAATTTATATTAAACATAGAAAATAATCAAACTACGATCACAGGTAATAATATTGGATCCTTCTTTATAAAAGGAACAACGAATACCCTTAAAATAAATATAGCTTCAGGATCGGGTAGGGTAGATGCCTCAGATTTTGTAGCAGAGGATGTTGTAATCTTTCATAGAGGTTCCAATAAACTTTTTATTAATCCCCAGAAATTAGTTACCGGAGCAATTCTAAGTACAGGTGATGTTATTGCACTTAATCGACCAGAAGTAATCAAGGTTTCTACCCCATTTAAAGGTCGACTTATCTTCAGATAG
- a CDS encoding acyloxyacyl hydrolase, whose product MDSPKDYATFAGMKKWVVIVWIGFSFCLHAQNEKKYFDADITYFQGTILKHNPDISHLITNHPEGMMLSLQQRTFGNKEWQRLYNYPDYGFTLIYQDLKNQSLGTNYSLYAHWNFYFLKRHLTLKIGQGIAYTTNPFDIDNNFRNVAYGSHLLSSTIAFLNFEKKNILKNLGVKAGLGIIHYSNANVKAPNKSTNTLTFQTGVTYSFQEDFPDYVAKEKGEVKSNKPLKFGFFYRGGVNETDVIGSGQYVFHTIGGFVDKKINKKSTLVAGTELFISEALKRFIEFRANAEFADSGTGDEDSKRVGIFLGHELTVNRVSLISQLGFYAYYPFDFEGRFYNRLGARYYFSNNWYASVTVRSHAAKAEAVEFTIGYKL is encoded by the coding sequence TTGGATAGCCCAAAGGACTATGCTACATTTGCCGGAATGAAAAAGTGGGTAGTTATTGTATGGATAGGTTTTTCATTTTGTTTACACGCGCAAAATGAAAAAAAATACTTTGATGCAGATATCACTTATTTTCAAGGGACTATATTAAAACATAACCCGGATATATCTCATCTAATTACAAATCATCCCGAAGGAATGATGTTGTCCTTACAGCAAAGGACTTTCGGTAATAAAGAGTGGCAACGTTTGTACAATTACCCGGATTATGGTTTTACTTTGATCTACCAGGATTTAAAGAACCAAAGTTTAGGAACTAATTATAGTTTGTACGCTCATTGGAATTTCTATTTTTTGAAAAGGCATCTTACCCTAAAAATAGGACAAGGTATCGCTTATACAACTAATCCTTTTGATATTGATAACAACTTTAGAAATGTAGCTTATGGATCTCACCTATTAAGTTCTACAATCGCTTTCTTAAATTTTGAAAAGAAAAACATTTTGAAAAACCTTGGAGTGAAAGCCGGGTTGGGTATTATTCATTATTCTAATGCAAATGTAAAAGCTCCTAACAAGAGTACAAACACACTTACCTTTCAGACGGGGGTTACCTATTCCTTTCAAGAAGATTTTCCGGATTATGTAGCTAAAGAGAAAGGAGAAGTAAAAAGTAACAAACCTTTAAAATTTGGTTTTTTTTATAGGGGAGGGGTTAATGAAACTGATGTAATAGGTTCCGGACAATACGTATTCCATACCATAGGAGGGTTTGTAGATAAAAAGATAAATAAAAAAAGCACGCTAGTTGCAGGAACAGAGCTTTTTATATCCGAGGCCCTAAAAAGATTTATTGAGTTTAGGGCAAATGCAGAGTTTGCAGATAGTGGAACAGGAGATGAAGATTCAAAAAGAGTAGGTATATTTTTAGGACATGAACTTACGGTAAACCGGGTGTCGTTAATTTCACAATTGGGTTTTTATGCATATTATCCATTTGACTTTGAAGGTCGGTTTTATAACAGGTTAGGAGCAAGATATTACTTTAGTAATAATTGGTATGCTTCTGTTACCGTACGATCTCACGCCGCAAAAGCCGAGGCCGTAGAATTTACTATAGGATATAAGTTATGA
- the metF gene encoding methylenetetrahydrofolate reductase [NAD(P)H], producing the protein MKVTEHIEQAKGKTLFSFELIPPQKGKSIQELYNNIDPLMEFNPPFIDVTTSREEFIYIDKDGLLDKKLTRMRPGTVGICASIKHKYDVDTIPHVLCGGFTKEETEYLLVDCHYLGIDNVMALRGDAMKEEKYFKPTKGGHCYANELVAQIANMNKGQYLHEVIETDNKSNFCIGVAGYPEKHLEAPSMDADIRKLKDKVEAGADYVVTQMFFDNQKYIAFVEAAKKAGITVPIIPGIKPVAVKKHLQLLPQVFRLDIPDELVNAVEKCDNNAAVREVGIEFAIQQSKELMEYGVPVLHYYSMGKSDNIRKIAEAVF; encoded by the coding sequence ATGAAAGTAACAGAACATATAGAACAGGCAAAAGGAAAAACTTTATTTTCTTTTGAATTAATTCCACCTCAAAAAGGGAAAAGCATACAAGAGTTGTACAACAACATTGATCCGTTAATGGAGTTCAATCCTCCTTTTATTGATGTGACCACGTCAAGAGAAGAATTTATATATATAGATAAAGATGGGTTACTTGATAAAAAATTAACCCGAATGCGTCCGGGAACGGTTGGGATTTGCGCTTCTATCAAACATAAATATGACGTAGATACCATACCTCACGTGCTTTGTGGTGGTTTCACTAAAGAAGAAACTGAATATCTATTAGTAGATTGCCATTACCTGGGAATCGATAACGTAATGGCATTGCGAGGAGATGCTATGAAAGAAGAAAAATACTTTAAACCTACTAAAGGGGGACATTGTTATGCAAATGAATTAGTAGCACAGATTGCAAATATGAATAAAGGACAATACCTGCATGAAGTAATTGAAACGGACAACAAATCAAATTTTTGTATTGGTGTAGCCGGATATCCTGAAAAACACCTCGAAGCACCATCAATGGATGCAGATATCAGGAAATTAAAAGATAAAGTAGAGGCGGGTGCAGACTATGTAGTTACGCAAATGTTTTTTGATAATCAAAAGTATATTGCCTTTGTAGAAGCTGCAAAAAAAGCAGGGATTACCGTTCCGATTATACCCGGAATCAAACCCGTTGCGGTTAAAAAGCATCTTCAGTTGTTACCTCAGGTATTTCGCCTGGATATTCCGGACGAATTGGTTAATGCTGTAGAAAAATGTGATAATAATGCAGCAGTGCGTGAAGTAGGTATCGAATTTGCTATTCAACAATCCAAAGAGTTGATGGAATACGGGGTTCCGGTTCTACACTATTATTCCATGGGTAAATCAGATAATATTAGAAAAATAGCAGAAGCAGTTTTTTAG
- a CDS encoding DinB family protein, producing MNIESYIKQLEEHFNGKPWFGTSVWSSLENIPYSFWNVKLNNISHSILELVLHMIDWRGFVIEKLQGNEAFSIEMNSEQDWLKGVVVNTDDDKQLVMSELMESQKQLCELLQDKTYLWLSEEASGENYSNEYMIQGIVPHDIYHLGQINLIYKQAKVSL from the coding sequence ATGAATATAGAAAGTTATATCAAACAATTAGAAGAACATTTTAACGGAAAACCCTGGTTTGGAACCTCCGTATGGAGTTCATTAGAAAATATTCCATATAGTTTTTGGAATGTTAAATTGAACAATATTTCTCATTCCATTTTAGAACTGGTCCTACATATGATAGATTGGCGGGGTTTTGTTATCGAAAAATTACAAGGCAACGAGGCATTCAGTATTGAAATGAATTCGGAGCAGGATTGGCTTAAAGGGGTAGTTGTCAATACAGATGATGACAAGCAATTGGTTATGAGTGAACTTATGGAATCTCAAAAACAGCTTTGTGAGTTATTACAAGATAAAACATATTTATGGCTTTCAGAAGAAGCTAGTGGGGAGAACTATTCTAATGAATATATGATTCAAGGTATTGTTCCTCATGATATTTATCATTTAGGACAAATTAACTTAATATATAAACAAGCGAAAGTTTCGTTATAG